The sequence below is a genomic window from Denitratisoma sp. DHT3.
ACCAGTTCCGGCGTCGCCTTGAGGCCGGCGACATTGGCGCGAGCCTCGGTGACGCGGGTCAGCACTTCCTTCTCGTGCGAGGCGTAGCCCTGCACCACCGACACCAGGTTGGGAATCAGATCGGCGCGGCGCTTGTACTGGTTCAGCACCTCCGACCAGGCGGCACTCACCCCCTCGTCGTTGATCTGGATCTGGTTGTAGCCGCAGCCCGACAACAGGGCCGCAGCCAGGGCAATCACGGCGAAGAGACGAAAGCGCATGGAAGGGTCCTCCGGAATGGGTCTATGAATGTCGTCGATATGGGGGGGCGGTCACGGTAACACAAGCATAGACACTTATTGGACATCGAATCACGCCGACCATACGCCGATGCCGCTCTCAGCGGCAGCACGCTGCAAGGACTTGTCCCGAGTGGCCAACGGCAAACCGGTCGCCAATGCCGAGTCGAGGTAAAGCGCGTCGTAGCTGGTCAGGTGATAGCGCAACGCCAGGGCGTGCAATTCAAAAACCGACATCTGGGATTCCCGCCGCCGCACCGGCAGGCGCTGCAAATGACGGAGCAGTTGGACCGTCTTGTCGGAAGCGATCCGCCCGTGTCGTTCCAGTGACAGCAGAACGTTGAGCATCTCGACGTGCCACCAGCCGGGCACCACGGCAAAATTGTCGACCAGGGCATCCAGCGCCGCTTCCGTGTAGGCATCGGCCTGATCATCAAACAACCAGGCGATGCTGACAGAGCAATCGACCACGTAAATATTCCTCATGGCCATCAACGCCGCCCCTCGGCAACGAGTTGGGCGATATCGAAACTCTCCACCCGATTGACGTGCCGAAATTCGCGCAAGGCGTCGATCGCCTGCCGCACATCGGCACGGGCAGCATCGCCTTGTGGAGGCCGAATCTCGGCCAGCGGCTTGCCACGCCGGGTCAGCACCACCACCTCGCCTTCGGCCGCCGCCTGCGCCAACTGGCCGAGACTGGCTTTGGCTTCGAATAATCCGATCGTGATCATAATGAACAGTCCTGTTGAACAGTATCGTAAGTTTAGCGTGAAAATCGAGTTTCTCCGCCGGGCCGCCTTTCCCACGATGGCCACGATGGGAAAAAGCGGCACGCGGCACCAGCCGCAACCTATCGGTGCCGCAACGAAGCATCCCCAAACATCCGAGCATAGCGAGCCATATCGAACCCCTCGAAGGGGGAGAACCCGAAACCGCCCCGCGTATAATTGCGCTCCTTTTTAGCCACAGCCGGAAACACCGCCATGGAAGCCGAACGCCTGAACCAGATCGCCAACCGCATTGCCGACCTCAGCCAGCGGGACAATGAACTTCGGAGGTATCTTTGACTTCGACGTCAAAGCCGAAAAACTCGCCGAACTGAACCGGGAACTGGAAGACCCGGCGATCTGGAACGACGCCGACCGGGCCCAGGCGCTCGGACGGGAGAAGAAATCCCTGGAAAACGTGGTGCTGGCGCTCGAATCCGTGGCCCAGCGGCTGAAGGACGGCGACGAACTGTTCGCGATGGCGCGCGAGGAAGGCGACGAGGACACCGTCGCCGCCGTGGAAGCCGATCTCGACGCGGTGGAGAAGGAAGTCGCCGGCCTCGAATTCCGCCGCATGTTCAACAACCCGGCGGACCCCAACAACTGCTTCATCGACATCCAGGCCGGCGCCGGCGGCACCGAAGCCTGCGACTGGGCCAGCATGCTGCTGCGCCAGTACCTGAAATACTGCGAGAAGAAGGGTTTCAAGGCCGAACTGCTGGAACAGACCGACGGCGACGTGGCCGGCATCCGCAGCGCCTCGCTGAAGGTGGAAGGCGAATACGCCTACGGCCTCTTGCGCACCGAGACCGGCGTCCACCGCCTGGTCAGGAAGAGCCCCTTCGACTCCTCGGGCGGCCGCCACACCAGCTTCGCCAGCCTCTACGTGTACCCCGAGATCGACGACTCGATCGAGGTGGAGATCAACCCGGCCGACCTGCGTATCGACACTTTCCGCGCCTCCGGCGCCGGCGGCCAGCACATCAACAAGACCGACTCGGCGATCCGCATCACCCACGCCCCGACCGGCATCGTCGTGCAGTGCCAGAACGACCGCTCGCAGCACCGCAACAAGGCCGAGGCCATGGCCATGCTGAAGTCGCGCCTGTACGAACTGGAACTGCGCAAGCGCCAGGCCGAGGCCGACAAGCTGGAAGCCAGCAAGACCGACGTGGGCTGGGGCCACCAGATCAGAAGCTACGTGCTGGACCAGAGCCGCATCAAGGACCTGCGCACCAACGTCGAAATCTCCAACACCCAGAAAGTGCTGGACGGTGACCTGGACCCCTTCATCGAGGCCAGCCTGAAGCAGGGCGTTTGAGAATCACAGGAAACAAGGGATGCGTTTACTTGATAGACTGAGCCGAGAGGAGATTCGTCCATGGCAAGCATTACATTCGACACCCTCAAATACGCGGAGCGACTGAAAGCAGCCGGTACCACGGAGAATCAGGCTAAGGCGAAAGCCAAAGCCCTGGCCGGCGCTTTCTCCGAAGCCATGGAGGCTCAGTTGGCGACCAAGACCGACATTTACCGTGTCGAGCGGGAATTGGTCGTACTCAAATGGATGACCGGCATCGTCTTGGGCGGAATCATTGCCCTGATCATGAAGACATTTTTCCCTGCATAAACCAGCCCTTCTCTCTGAGAGGTACCCATCATGGACGTATCGGCAATCGCTTCCCTCGCCACCGAAATGGCGACCACCCGCACCGAGCAGGCCGCGCAGATCGCGGTGCTCAAGAAAGCCATGGAAATGCAGGGCCAGGGTGCCATCCAGTTGCTGACCGCAGCGACCCAGAGCTACAACAACCCGCCCAACCTGGGCAACAGCGTCGACGTCTTTGCCTGAAAGGCAGGCCCCCGTGCGCATCGTCGGTCATCGTAAACAACGGCCCATCACTTTCTCGGCATCTGCGAGCCTGCTATTGGAAGGGGCGCGCTTCAATGATGAAATTCATCGGCTGCCCACAGGTGGTACGACTTTCATTCCCAAGGGGGTTTATCGATTCATGACCCTCAAGGATGCCAACCATCACCAAGCAGATTGCCTGGCCAAGGGCATGGCAACAAAAGCGCTAGAACGCCCCTGATGGAAGAGTACAGTCGGCCGGCCACCCTGGAAGACCTGAAGGCGTTGGTTCGATCACTCAATCAGGAACATGCGGATTATCTGCTGATTGGCGGCTACGCTTTATTCGCCCACGGCTATCACAGGGCGACCACTGATATTGATATTCTGGTACCCCCAACCCAGGCAGCAGGACTAAAAATCCGGCAAGCGCTGATGGTGCTTCCT
It includes:
- a CDS encoding DUF1640 domain-containing protein — translated: MASITFDTLKYAERLKAAGTTENQAKAKAKALAGAFSEAMEAQLATKTDIYRVERELVVLKWMTGIVLGGIIALIMKTFFPA
- a CDS encoding YjfB family protein, which codes for MDVSAIASLATEMATTRTEQAAQIAVLKKAMEMQGQGAIQLLTAATQSYNNPPNLGNSVDVFA
- the prfB gene encoding peptide chain release factor 2 (programmed frameshift) is translated as MEAERLNQIANRIADLSQRDNELRRYLDFDVKAEKLAELNRELEDPAIWNDADRAQALGREKKSLENVVLALESVAQRLKDGDELFAMAREEGDEDTVAAVEADLDAVEKEVAGLEFRRMFNNPADPNNCFIDIQAGAGGTEACDWASMLLRQYLKYCEKKGFKAELLEQTDGDVAGIRSASLKVEGEYAYGLLRTETGVHRLVRKSPFDSSGGRHTSFASLYVYPEIDDSIEVEINPADLRIDTFRASGAGGQHINKTDSAIRITHAPTGIVVQCQNDRSQHRNKAEAMAMLKSRLYELELRKRQAEADKLEASKTDVGWGHQIRSYVLDQSRIKDLRTNVEISNTQKVLDGDLDPFIEASLKQGV
- a CDS encoding type II toxin-antitoxin system VapC family toxin: MRNIYVVDCSVSIAWLFDDQADAYTEAALDALVDNFAVVPGWWHVEMLNVLLSLERHGRIASDKTVQLLRHLQRLPVRRRESQMSVFELHALALRYHLTSYDALYLDSALATGLPLATRDKSLQRAAAESGIGVWSA
- a CDS encoding type II toxin-antitoxin system Phd/YefM family antitoxin, which produces MITIGLFEAKASLGQLAQAAAEGEVVVLTRRGKPLAEIRPPQGDAARADVRQAIDALREFRHVNRVESFDIAQLVAEGRR